The genomic window GTAAAGAAAAGATCCGTTGAAGTATTTGATGGAATAAAAAATGAGTTAAAGGAAGAACGACGTCACGCCGAGTTAAgacggatccagaagatgacgtcatggcgggttaacaaaAACCCACTATATagtcagaagactgaagatttaATTCTTTAAAATAATTTTTAgactgacatgaacaggttcaaatcagtctcgggcctaatgttggggatatgactatttgtgtaagccgcccaggaggggccaggttacgcAAAGAGTACTCATCagaggaagcccaagaccaagcatgaagatggcggttcaataaagagcTTAAGGCCCACGGGCGGCTTAAgcccattgtagtaaaccgccatgatggcaagacttgtaacgtaaggtagatttaactggtcaccgagccggactctgtttataagccggccgggactctgtaagccgcagggatcaaccgtgtatataaggggacgacctgcgggcgacttagggcaagaaacaactcatcgagagccgggcatagcgtatctcgctccctggtaatcgaaacatcaataccaacccaactagacataggccttaccttcaccgtaaggggccgaactagtataaactctctcgtgtcccttgtcccgatttaaccccttcaagcttcctagttgcgatggctccacaactaagtcctttcacgaggacatctgacgtgactattccacgacatctaccatgctaaagttatacagtATGAAAATTTAAAACATGACACATCTACTGATATTGATTTTACAtcgtgaatgttggtatttttttctatgaagtggtcaaactttacgaggtttgacttcagacaaattttatatgcaaattaaaaaggaccggagggagtacttaacACGATTGTGCCTAGTGAGCTACACTGCGTGCACGAGATTTTGGGATCGATCCCCGCTTGCTTTCTTCTTTTCTCTACTGAATTTTTTTGAAGTATGCGCAAACGGGCCGGCCCGCAACTATAGACACTTTAGGAGAGACCGAAGGAAGACTCGGTATAAGCGAGCTATAGCCTTTGCGCCCATGTCATTGCCGGCCTTTCTTGAGTGCAGGGGTTTGGGGAGGGATTGCATTCGTCAAACATGGTTATGCCGTGCTTTCACTTTTTCTAAGGTTCAACAATCCTATGTGCTACGCTTGCTAGGGTGGGATTCAACTGCCATTCTGTGCTATGCATACCATAGGCAACCCGCAACCCATTTTGTTTGTGTCCACTCTTTGTGCAACCCATTTTGCTTTCTTTTTCTCTAATGAATTTCTTTTAAGTATGCGCGAATGGACCGGGCCGCAACAACCGAAGGAAGACTCGCTCTATAGCCTTTGCGCCCAAGTCGTTGCTGGCCTTTTTTGAGTGCAGGGGGTGGGGGAGGGATTGCATTCATCAAACATGGTTATATCATGCTTTCACTTTTCGTAAGATTCAACAATCCTGTGTGCCATGCTTGCTAGGGTGGGACTCAACTGTCGTTCTGTGCTGTGCATACCATAGGCAACCCACAACCCATTTTGTTTTGGTCACTCTTTCTGCATGGTTTAGTCCACCTTTTCAGCTATCAAGTGATAATCCGTAAATTCCTGTTATATATACTACATCTCGGATAAACAACTGAGTCAGAGATCATAGCGCTCTGTAATGAACCACGGAAATAACTAAGGTACTGGGTTGATCAAGACTGTGTTGGTTAGGCGTAACCCCGGGAAATCCGAATATACATCATCAGCACGATCCTGTTATTTGGCATTGCTACAGAACCATGCAAATTACGCATTTGGCATTGCTACAAAACTATGCAAATTTATCAAGACGCCCCTAAAAACTATGCAAGTTTATTAGGACACCCCTAAAAACATAAGCTTATCAACGCAAACTAATAAAGGAACAACTAAAAAGAGGACTAATCAGAACTTCTACGCTTAAAACAGTGACATAACTGCAACACAAGATTTCTTGAGGAAAAAAAGAAGGGAACATCAAGCAACCAAGTAGAATTAAAAGGGACTGCAACAACCAAAGGCCAGCATTAGCCGAAGACTCGGATTGATTGCCTATACAAGTATACCTGAAACCAATGATGTACAAAACCCTTGGGCCACCCCAACATCTCAAATACCTTCACTATTTATGCTACATTTGCTATGACGCTAACCTGTAATCCTCCGCTAACTCTTGATACAGCTAACACTACCACCCTACTAGTTCCCAACTCTGGGGTACCCTATTCCCACCTCTGCCTTGAAGGGATAAAATAGCAAGACATGCACATTCCCCTGATAACAAGTCACTGAAGTCGGTCCATTTCTACTCGAAACCAGGCAGCACACTCGCCCTTCCGTACAGGGTCAGTCCATTTCTAAGACCTTAATGTTCCCACTGGAGTTAGCAGAAAGAAGTGTCGAAGACTGCCCCCTCCAACACACGCACGAAATGAACTGTGATTGATCGTCGATCTCCTGGCCTGATATTGGGTCTGTGACATTGAACTTATACGCCAAGACTGGCATTGGAAATGCTTTGTGGTAGACAAAAACCTGATGTAAAGTGTCAAGGATGGAAAGTTAGGCATTTTAATTGCTACACATCCAAGAGAAAGAAAAACTACAGACATGCATGAGATTAtcaaaaatcaaaataattaataTTGTGCGCACAGCCGCACATAAGCATTGGCATGTTAATCTCCTCTGTGTTAGCGTAGGGAGTGTTCCTTCTGCCACCAATTTGGCAATATTTGATTTTTATATTTTAgattgccaaatcttgccacataATGCCAAACATGCTTGTCCTGCGCGCAATATGCAACCATCTTATCTCCCTTCAGCCAAACGGTGGAACTTGTTTGCATTAGCGTTTCACTTGCTACGTATTATTTTTGTCTGTCTCCACATGAAGTCATTACTCACTCCAGTGAATGCATAAAGGCTGGtagagatgtactccctccgttcggaattacttgtcgcggaaatggatgtatctagacgtattttagttctagatacattcatttccgagacaactaattccgaacggagggagtagatgaaaaAGGACAGGTCCAGGAGGAGAGAGGACCCCAGGTTGGAGTGCACATTACACGCCCTATCCTTGATCTAAAGGTTGGCTCTCTATAGAACTGTATCTTCAGAATTCAGCAAAAAAAAGTTGGTGCAGACATAGAATGCATACCTCATTTGTTTCTGACCCAGTAGCAATGTATCCATCAGAAATGGAAAGGCCAACAAAATTCTGCTCAACAGGAATATGTAAATTAGTCATCGAGCAAAAGACTGTTTCCTTTAAGCCAGAAGCAATTCAAAAGTATACGAAAACAAAAATGAGGTACATTTAATCTcaaatgtcaaaaatatatttGCATAAGAAAAATAATGTTTGAAGCAAAGACCTAATTGTGGCATGCTGAAACTTataatactactccctccgatccaaattaattcaCGCTGTTTTagtacaactttagtacaaagttgtactaaagcagcGTCAATAATTTAAAGAAGACTTATCTGATGACAGAACTATACTGATGAAATACGGCTGTAACTGAATATGCCGGGAAAAAAAAGGTAACGATGCCATGATTCAAGGCCACAAAAATCAAATTAAGAGTTGATAATGGCTGTGATTGATTATAATCATTTCCAGAACAATACACTGAGAAGAGAACAAGTATAGTACAGCTAGAACAAAAATCAATGCAGGATATCTAACCTTTGTATTTGTATGCCCTGTAAAAGTTTGAACTGGATTGTCAATAACTCTTGCTTGATTCGTAGACAAGTCCCAAAGCTTCAATGAGTTGTCAGTGGAACCAGATACTATGGTTGATGCATCTACATACTTGACATAGCTTACAGTCTTTGTGTGGCCAACTAGTGTACAATAAGGAGCCCGTATGTTGCGAAGATCATAGCAGTAAATTTTGTGATCTGCAGAGCCGATTGCAATGGAGCGAGCTGAATCAGGTTGAAATTGCACTGAGCAGACATTTGCCCTTGTTCTGATAGTGCCAACACTCCCAGCCTGCAGAGTTCATAGAAAAATGTTACTGTAATGTAGGAAGAAAGTTATTGCCATCGCATACAAGCTCGATAACCACATTATCATAATTCAAAAGCTGACATACAGCAGGTGCAAGAATAGAATTGCCTGATTCATGCTCCACAGCTTCACAGTACCATCATCGCTCCCACTAACCAATTTGGTTGGGTCTGCAAGTGAGAAGTCTACTGACCACACACGCCTCTCATGCTCCCTCATTTCAACGAAAACTTGGCTCCTAGTAACGTCCCAAACCTGAAAAAGAATGAGATATTCCTCATAATGTGGTTGCTATAATGATCCTTTTCAACTGGAAAGTGAAAATTAATAATTCCTCAAAGGAGCTTACCTGTACGAGACCATCAAAGTCACTAGATGCTATATGGCTCTTCATGTAACTGTTCCAGCTAATACAACTTAATTTTGATTTATTAGACATCTCAACCACAGGATAGTGAATGTCACGGTGTTCATTTACGATCATATTATATTCAAAGACTTTTATCTTCTTATTTACACCAGCAGTTGCGAAAAACTCATTATCCCGGTCAAAGCCTACAGAGCATACTAAATTTGATGAGTTCAGCAGATCGCATTGCTTCAGTTCCGCCCGAACTTTCAACTGGCTGAATGACAAGTACCTGCACAATCCTTCAAGAAAAGAGTTCATCCAACCTCCTTGTCTTCTACCAGAATGCCCTTCTAAAGCAAAATCATCTATTGAACTCCCTTCAGTTCCAACAGCTGAACCAGTAGTTCTCTTGACAACCTGATCGCAACTTCTCAGTGGATTGCCAACTTGCCTTGCCAACTTGGATCTTGCTAGAAAATATGCTGTTTCTAGTTTTTTGAAGTTCTTCATTAACCTTGAGCTTTTTGACAACACACTTTCCTGAATTACCACAGATGATGGCACTGTTCTAGAACATTCTTCCAGACTACGACTGTGTTCCTCCATATCAACAGCGTGCAGTTCAGGTCTGAAACGCTTTCTGGATCCACAGTCACTCTGATCTTCAACAGTTCCAGAGGACACCTCTTTATCCAACTCAATTGAGAAATTTCCACACTGACCGAGGGCTGACTGCCGGTGGAGTACCTCATTGATGTCAGAAGAGAGAAAGGCGACAGTGTCCTGCAAATTGTCTGCTATATCCTGCTTTCTTTTCTGCaactggagaagaaaatccagcAGCAGTTCTTGTTCTTCTATCTCTTCACGTAACCGAAGAGCTGCCTCGCGCtcttccaaactattccttgattGATTAAGGAACTCACTTTGTAGCACCTCACTGTTGaacaaaaagaagaaataaaatcaAAAATCAGGTCATCAACACAGTCAAACAAATGGAGGTACTAACTCATAGAAGGAAAGAAATGAGGATAATATCCTTTTTTCAAGTTGACTTATTGGTATAGAAAACATTACTGACCATATTTTCTTAAACAATGTCATCGTAACTTCAAAGCAAGATCAGCGAGGACCTGACTCGGCCTGGCTCTTGGCTCCAAGTTTACTTTCTTCACTTTGTCCCGTTaggcttttttctttctttctttcttcatgtTCTTTTGGTTTTTGCCGTGGCCACTATGTGCATTCTAGACTAAAGTACATAAATTAAAATAAGGGCCAGGAAAAATTTAAATGTTTTCAAAAATAAATCATATGTGCTGTGAACAAATATACCGTGGCAAAATTTTGTGCCAAAGCACGCACACTTGTGTTCTATACAAGACAAGAGATGAATAACTAATATAGTACTGTAACTGTGTTTGCATAAATTTGAATATTTTGTTGTAGTACACGTAACTTTGCGCAATGCACAtgcacaaatattttcacaaatttCAAAATGTGCAAGTGCCTTTGTCATAAGTAAGCATGTATGTATGAACCATTTACATACTTTTCAAAGTACTATATGTCCAGAAAATAAATGGTGGTACATGGTGTGTGTCCAAAATGTAAAATGAGATCGCTAAGTATTGCAATAGCGTGCAAGCAATGATAATTTTTTTAATGCTAATCAACTCACTTCAGCAATAGTGCATTGAATTTTTTTAGACAAAAACCTCCATAGCACAATTATTCGTCAAGACCTTCATAAGAGGCACTGTTGATTGTGTTCAATTTCATGGACAAATGTTATAGATAGCACATATTCAATAAACACTGTACATGTACCGATATTAATTAGAGTAATATCCAGCATATAGATCTTTAAAAAATGTTTGGTTTGGGTGGCGAGTAGGGGGGTCGATCTATTCCGGCACATAGGTTAGGTCACTTGCCAGACTAGTGTTTTTAAACTGCAAACATAAGTATAGCCATGAAGGAACTGAATTTCAAAAGAACGTCATAAAAGGCATGTCCATGCAAGTGCACTCATTCTAAAGATGGAACTTGAATAAGGTTTGTTGTACCGAGACTAACTCCAGCGTTAGTGGATCATGAATCTTACTGTGCTCTGCTTGAGTGGGACAATTCATATGACAGGTGTTTTTTGCTTTAGTCATCAACACTCGGTAgttcacgtatgaataaacccacTATTTAATCATGTAGGAAAAAAGGTGATGTCTCAACATGTAGGACAACGAgtaactactactagtagtaaacTACTTCGTGCTGCCCAATGTGAAACAATCAACCCTGTTTTCGGCGGTACTTTACACACAATATAAATGTAAATGACACACACAAACCTCATCTTGGGTCGGGTGTCCGGTACAGGGTGCATCATCAACTGGCAGAAGGATGCTTCCTTGGGCCACTTGAGCAGCAACTGTGGCGGCAACACGCGGTACCTCAGATTGGCCATTGCCCGCATCTTCTCCTCCAACGTTTCGAAGCTGCAAAACAACTGCGACGACAGGCGAAAAGCATTGGCAACGGAAATCGCACCGAAAAGTACTACTAAGAGAATATTCATGTGAAGCAGCGCACCTCGAACATGAGCACGCCTAATCTATACACGTCGGAGGCGAAGgtagcgccgccgccgctgtcgtcaGCCTCCTCGGGGCTAGTGTACCAATTGAGCTCCATCGCCAGCACGCTCTTGAGCGGGAACCCCTTCTCGCCGCGCTCCTCCCCCCCTCGGCCCGCGCCGTGACCCCGGCGCGGAGGCTCGGCGTCGTGGTCGGCGTCCTCGGAGGCGTCGGAGCCGGAGGCGTCCGAGCCCGAGGCCGACTCTATGAAGGCGACGCGGGAGAAGGGCGGGGACACGACGAAGCAGGACGGGCGCGCGCTGCCGACGGCCACGCCCTGCGCGTGCGCGTCGGCCACCGCCTCCGCCACCTGGCGGAAGACGTGCAGGCACTCGGGCGCCTCCACGGCCCGGCCCGGCCGGTCCAGCCACTCCCGCAGGCtcacctctcctccctcctcctcccccctccgcgCCCCTCCGCCGGCGGCAGCACCGCCACGGGACACCTCCATGCCCGACTGCCCACAGCGCTCTACCCCATGGCCCGGATCACGTCCGGTTCGCTGCCGCCTCCGACTGCACCCGCTGCTCCCCGGACCCCATCCGCGCAACAAATGGCCCCAGAGCGGCGAGAAGATAAGGATCTGAAGGAAGCCGCTGCAGCGAGCCGACCAGAGACGAGCGTGTGACTGTGCTTGAGGGCGGGGGCGAGAGGCGAGCAGCGAGCCACACAAACACGCTTTAAATGGAGCGAGggtcctcctctcctcctttgcTCCTTTATTTCGCCCTCGCTCCGGTAGCCGACTCCCAGCCGCACAAACCCATTGCCTTGCCCCTCGAACTGCACACCCGCCCGCTGTTATTAGTTCAGCTTCGAGGCCGCCAAGCGACCAGCGCCCCCGCGAACTGCCACCACAGTAGTCCCAGTGGTACAGTGCCCCTGCACTAGACACCAAACCTAACCAAAAAGAGACGGACGAAACGGAGGCCGCCTCCACGCCACCAAAAAGATAGGGATATACGTGCCTCCCTCCCGTTCCATGGGCGTGCTACCCTTTCCTTCCGCTCAACTGATTCGGTTCCAGGAATGATCTGATCTGCATCCACCACGGCGTAGCCTAGCCACAACCGAAACggcagtactccctccttccatctatataaggcctaatgcatttttcgaggctaactttgaccaaatattagagcaataatatatgacatgcaacttacacaaagcacgtcgttaaattcgtgtgtgaaaggagctttcaatgatataactttcacattgtgcatgtcatgtgctattaatcttgtcaatagttaaaggcggtcttaaaaacacattaggccctatatagatgaaaGGAGGGAGTACGTAGTAGAAAACTGCGGCCACCGCTGGCCCACGTCGTCCGCCGCCGATGACATCCGGGCCCCGCGCGAGATTAGCGCAAAAGTAAGAGCGTGAATCTTGCGCCGGCAGTTAAAGTAGTGGCGGTGCTGGATAGACAATTCCACGGTACGTGGCGCAGGATCATCGCATGGGCAGATTATTAGGGAGAGCCGGCTGGCGACTAATCAATGAATGCAGCTAACTACTCTATTGGGTGACCGGTCGCTGTCGGTGGGCCCACGTCATACATTCCGCCAGTCAGCGACCGCCTGCGCTTTACGGGGCCTACGTGGCGCGACGGCGGCCGCGCGTCCAGCGGGGGAGTCGAGGCGGCTCATGCAGGGGCCACGCATCCTTTCGCAGGCTCCTCGGGCTCGTGCCGCGTCGCTGCCTCCGCTCACCTTGCCATGCCGGGTACGGCCGCACTGACTCTGGAATTTGCTTTAGAAGTTTAATCGCGATCTGGCGGAGAGGACCAGCCGTAAGTGGTACCCTTGCAGGGTTGGATTAGCGTAACCATGTTCCCATTTGTATCATATCCATTTGCTTGAGTCGACGAGTGGACGGCACAATTATTGAACAGTATGTATTGTATTATCCGAGGCAGGTGGGAGCTGTGTCCATGGCCGGCTGGTCTCGCAAGTCAAACCAACTCATGGACCAGCCGCTCGCGCATATGTGGAGGCCAGAGCCAGCCACACCCAGCTTACGGCTGGTCCTCTCCGTGTTCGTTTCTCCTTCGGCTGAGTCAGTTGAAAGTTCAACCTCACTCGGTTTGGTCATTTGGCGGTTGGTTGTACTCTACAGCATGATcccatagtccgggagtccgtaaTAAGTCATTTTACGGGATTCATCTCGTATCCTCGGTTAGAACAGATCCATCAAATCTGGCGTCACGAGATTTTTTTTTAGATCCCACATCCATGAGCCTAATTtctctatatatatatgtgggattTCGTCATCCTTTACAATATTCTTTATCCTTGTCGGGAGGGAAATTTCAGCTCTAACCGCTTCTCTCGTAGCCGGCGCTATGGCCTCTCGAGCTAGATTCTGGTCAAATCTCGCTGCAGCCACCGCACGCGAGTTGCCGTATGCCGTCCGCTCGCCGCCATACACGCTCGCTCCGAACGAGCTCGCCGCTGGTCACTGGCGGAGCAGCAACGCGCTAGCTAGCTAGCAGTGAGgcgcgaggaggagctcggccgcgtcCGACGTGGTGCGTGACAACAGAAGTGGCGGGAGGAGTCTACGACAGTGGCACCACAGCAAGAGCTCAACCGGCACAAGCACGGCCTAAGAATTGAAAGACTCAATTATGATTTAGATTTCATTTTAGGGGGGTTTATGTAATTTTGCCGGAAACATAACATTTTTTACAGGATATGTTCGGGCGAAACAAAAGTCGTACCATAAAAACGTGAAAAAACGTTTTGAGGTATCCTGTAAACCGAATTTTGCGAGACGAGGTATACGAGATCTGCTCGAGATGCTCTTAGGCCAACTCTAACCGATCCCCTATCtgatgttagggcatctccaatgccgacTCTAAACCTCCTACATTTGTTTGGACCATAGAAGACATCCAACGTGCTCCTGTATCGGTCTACGGCGCGGTCCGGACATACTTTCTCCCTCAAAAGACAAACGTGGAGGTTGTACGGTACCACCCGTTCGTCCCCCTGTCGCCGCCATTACTATATAAACCCGCTGCCCtggccatagccgtagtcatccgcCTCTGATCCCTCTCCGCACCACACCCACCATGGATTCCTCCCCGCCAAACCTGTCTAGGACGAGCTGATGCCGGAtcaaaagaaggagatggccgccattgctgccaactggctggccggcaggcagccggaggacgacaacATCCCAATGGAGGACGCGGCCGACGACGAGCCGacgccaccctcctcctcctctgcgccACCATCGCCGGTGCACTACACAATGGAAATGGCGTGGGGAGCAGTTTTGGGAGGCTCAGGCCGAcgtcgctgatacgtccattttgcatcatgttttcctgttGTTATTTAGAGTGTTTTTAATcattataacactttgtggagaaattctaatgcattttcactcttaatatgcaaggtttacatgaagagggagattgctggctgatacgtctccagcgtatctataatttttgattgttccatgctattatattacccgttttggatatttatgggctttactttacatttttatatcatttttgggactaacctactaaccggaggcccagcccgaattgttgttttcttgcctatttcagtgtttcgaagaaaaggaatatcaaacggagttcaaaaggaatgaaaccttcgggagagttatttttggaacataagcaatctaggagacttggacgtcagggaagcttcgaggtggccatgagggtcgggggcgcgccctacccccttgggcgcgcccccaccctcgtggccctctcgtggctcccctgaccgacttcttttgcctatatatgtccatataccctaaaaacatcggagagcacaatagatcgggagttccccgccgcaagcctctgtagccaccaaaaaccaatcgagaccctgttccggcaccctgccggagggggtatccctcacgggtggccatcttcatcatcccggcgctctccatgacgaggagggagtagttcaccctcggggctgagggtatgtaccagtagctatgtgcttgatctctttctctcgtgtttttgaggtggtacgatcttgatgtatcgcaagctttgctattatagttggatcttatgatgtttctccccctctactctcttgtaatggattgagttttccctttgaagttatcttatcggattgagtctttaaggatttgagaacacttgatgtatgtcttgccgtgcttatctgtggtgacaatcactacaaaaaaatacacttccgtgatgatacgtgtttgtcacagtaggtcgcgttttttgtcatgcatgtacatccatgatgattttatgacagaatcaagatagtcatacatgtgctgtcgtagaagtgttccatgacattaccaaaattatcctcacagaagtgtccacttccatgatgataaatcgcgcatcagagaagttctttcgtcaaggataaccgacatgtggcatccaccataacggaacaccgttaagctatcgggtcgggtttcggatccgataacccgttaacagcctcgaccaatggggattttccacgtgtaaaatcatcattggctggaggaaacacatgttggttcaccgttgggacagatgtcatccgctcattggacagaaggcgcctatgatacggagacactgtaacgccccgagaccgatgctccagaagacttccagctattccaagtttcgccgtgtgttttatttgcttgttgcatcgcatcatgtcatctcttgcattgcatcgtttcatcatgccatcatatcattaacttttataactcttctaaataaattgtgtggaccctcggtccatttaaattgagggatattcacaatggtgatttctctttataacatattctcccaatattagggagctattataaaatatttctttaatttggaaatcaccataacacacttgcaaattatcccaatgcctttgttatcttaattcttggtctccaaccttgccatatattatttcatcatattccggagctccaccaaaaaatccgaacatttttggaccttcccaaccctcacttcttaTTCAAATCATTtcaatttaaatcaaatgagtttgaatttaaatgtttcaatcatggcctttctattttttcttggaacaagcgcatttatgcgagtccgagaaaattatccccatgtccaAATTATTGTCCACTCATTTATTttctctccctttctttctttgcttttctgtttttggaagagatctgaagaagggagagaagaagcccatCAACCGCATGCCTCTTGGGCCTAACCAACCAGACCGACCCGTTCCCACAGCCCACGTAAACCCTTCCTAAACCCTAGGCCCCGACCCTCTCCATCGATCTCCCGCTCTCGTTCCCGTGCCGCCGCCACACGCACACGCATCGCACCAGGGAGAGGATCCCCATGCTCCTCCCTCCTCTCACTCGCTCCCTCATTCCACACCTACACCTCGTCCTCATGGACCCGCGCCTCCCCGTCGCTCTTGCTCGAGCTTCGCAGCCATGGCGCCGCCACCACCATCTCCAGCCGCTCCCCTgcagctcctcctccgcctcgtcctcacgTCTGGCCTCGTCCCTGACCCGTTGTCTGCCTCCTCCATCGACCGTCTCGGCCACCAGAGCTGTTGACGGCCGAAGCCCGGCCGCGTCACAGCCTCTGCTGCCGGCAACCTCGACCTCCCCTGCGCCAAGCCTCGCCGCCGGCCTGCTACCTCGCCTCCCCAACCCGAGCTGGCCCGGATCCGGCCATCTTCGATGCCTTGGGTCGCTGGCCATGGACGCCTCTGCTCCATCGCCGGACGGCTGCTTCTCCGCgcgcctctgttcgtcgtcgttgtcACAACGAGCCTGGTGACCGCTTCCTGCCGctgaccaccaccatc from Triticum aestivum cultivar Chinese Spring chromosome 3B, IWGSC CS RefSeq v2.1, whole genome shotgun sequence includes these protein-coding regions:
- the LOC123070723 gene encoding protein SPA1-RELATED 3, with amino-acid sequence MEVSRGGAAAGGGARRGEEEGGEVSLREWLDRPGRAVEAPECLHVFRQVAEAVADAHAQGVAVGSARPSCFVVSPPFSRVAFIESASGSDASGSDASEDADHDAEPPRRGHGAGRGGEERGEKGFPLKSVLAMELNWYTSPEEADDSGGGATFASDVYRLGVLMFELFCSFETLEEKMRAMANLRYRVLPPQLLLKWPKEASFCQLMMHPVPDTRPKMSEVLQSEFLNQSRNSLEEREAALRLREEIEEQELLLDFLLQLQKRKQDIADNLQDTVAFLSSDINEVLHRQSALGQCGNFSIELDKEVSSGTVEDQSDCGSRKRFRPELHAVDMEEHSRSLEECSRTVPSSVVIQESVLSKSSRLMKNFKKLETAYFLARSKLARQVGNPLRSCDQVVKRTTGSAVGTEGSSIDDFALEGHSGRRQGGWMNSFLEGLCRYLSFSQLKVRAELKQCDLLNSSNLVCSVGFDRDNEFFATAGVNKKIKVFEYNMIVNEHRDIHYPVVEMSNKSKLSCISWNSYMKSHIASSDFDGLVQVWDVTRSQVFVEMREHERRVWSVDFSLADPTKLVSGSDDGTVKLWSMNQAGSVGTIRTRANVCSVQFQPDSARSIAIGSADHKIYCYDLRNIRAPYCTLVGHTKTVSYVKYVDASTIVSGSTDNSLKLWDLSTNQARVIDNPVQTFTGHTNTKNFVGLSISDGYIATGSETNEVFVYHKAFPMPVLAYKFNVTDPISGQEIDDQSQFISCVCWRGQSSTLLSANSSGNIKVLEMD